A DNA window from Lutra lutra chromosome 8, mLutLut1.2, whole genome shotgun sequence contains the following coding sequences:
- the KRT2 gene encoding keratin, type II cytoskeletal 2 epidermal isoform X3 produces MSCQISCKSRRGGGGGGGGFRGFSSGSAVVSGGSRRSASSFSCLSRHGGGGGGYGGGFGSRSLVGLGGTKSISISVAGGGGSFGSGGGFGGRGGGFGGGVGFGGGGFGGGSGFGGGSGFGGGGFGGGRFGGGGGFGGFGGPGGVGPGGFPGGGIHEVSINQSLLQPLNVKIDPEIQNVKSQEREQIKTLNNKFASFIDKVRFLEQQNQVLQTKWELLQQLDVGTRTTNLEPIFQAYIAKLKKYVDTLSAERTSQDSELNNMQDLVEDFRKKYEDEINKRTAAENDFVTLKKDVDNTYMTKVELQAKTDVLTQEIEFIKFLFDAELSQMQQTITDTNVILSMDNNRSLDLDSIISEVRSQYEEIAQKSKAEAEALYHSKYEELQVTAGKHGDSLKEVKMEISELNRMIQRLQGEIAHVKKQCKSVQEAIADAEQKGEHALKDAQSKLSDLEDALQQARDDLARLLRDYQELMNIKLALDVEIATYRKLLEGEECRMSGDLSSNVTVSVTSSSVSSSVTSKTGFGGYGSGGRGSGSGGGGGYSSGSSSYSSGGRGSSSRGGGGVGYGSGGGSRGGSGSGGGYGSGGGYSSGGSFRGGSGSGGGSGGKYSSGGGYGSGGSSRGGAGSGGGSGSGGGYGSGGGSRGGSSSEKGGSGSGEGYGSSVTFSFR; encoded by the exons ATGAGCTGTCAGATCTCGTGCAAATCtcgaagaggaggaggaggaggaggtggaggattCCGGGGCTTTAGCAGCGGTTCAGCTGTGGTCTCTGGTGGGAGCCGGAGATCGGCCTCTAGCTTCTCCTGCTTGAGCCGCCATGGTGGTGGCGGAGGGGGCTATGGCGGCGGCTTTGGCAGTCGGAGTCTTGTTGGCCTTGGAGGCACCAAGAGCATCTCCATTAGTGTGGCTGGAGGAGGTGGAAGCTTTGGCTCCGGTGGTGGATTTGGTGGCAGAGGAGGTGGCTTTGGAGGCGGCGTTGGCTTCGGTGGAGGCGGCTTCGGAGGCGGCAGTGGCTTCGGTGGAG GCAGTGGCTTCGGTGGAGGCGGCTTTGGCGGAGGACGCTTTGGAGGTGGTGGTGGCTTTGGAGGTTTTGGGGGTCCTGGCGGTGTTGGGCCTGGAGGATTCCCTGGTGGAGGCATCCACGAAGTCTCCATCAACCAGAGCCTTCTGCAGCCTCTCAACGTGAAAATCGACCCAGAGATCCAGAATGTCAAGTCTCAGGAGCGGGAACAGATCAAAACGCTCAACAACAAATTTGCTTCTTTCATTGACAAG GTGCGGTTCCTGGAGCAGCAGAACCAGGTGCTGCAGACCAAGTGGGAGCTGCTGCAGCAGCTGGATGTGGGCACCCGCACCACCAACCTGGAGCCCATCTTTCAAGCGTACATAGCCAAGCTGAAGAAATATGTGGATACGCTCTCTGCAGAACGAACATCCCAAGATTCAGAGCTGAACAACATGCAGGATCTTGTTGAGGATTTTAGGAAGAA GTATGAGGATGAAATCAACAAGCGCACAGCTGCTGAGAATGATTTTGTGACCCTCAAAAAG GATGTGGACAATACCTACATGACCAAGGTGGAGCTGCAGGCCAAGACGGACGTGCTGACCCAGGAGATAGAGTTCATTAAATTCCTTTTTGATGCG GAGCTGTCCCAGATGCAGCAGACTATCACCGACACCAATGTCATTCTGTCCATGGACAACAATCGCAGCCTGGACCTAGACAGCATCATCTCTGAGGTCCGGAGCCAGTATGAGGAGATTGCCCAGAAGAGCAAGGCCGAGGCCGAGGCCCTGTACCACAGCAAG TATGAAGAACTCCAGGTGACCGCAGGGAAACACGGAGACAGCCTGAAGGAGGTCAAGATGGAGATCAGCGAGCTGAACCGCATGATCCAGAGGCTGCAAGGGGAGATCGCCCACGTGAAGAAGCAG tgtAAGAGTGTACAAGAAGCCATCGCAGAtgctgagcagaagggagagcaCGCCCTCAAAGACGCTCAGAGCAAGCTCTCTGACCTGGAGGATGCCCTGCAGCAGGCCCGGGATGACCTGGCCCGACTGCTGCGCGACTACCAGGAGCTCATGAACATCAAGCTGGCCTTGGACGTGGAGATCGCCACCTACCGCAAGCTGCTGGAGGGCGAGGAGTGCAG GATGTCTGGAGACCTCAGTAGCAACGTCACTGTGT CTGTGACCAGCAGCAGCGTGTCTTCGAGTGTGACCTCCAAGACTGGCTTTGGAGGCTATGGTTCTGGAGGTAGAGGATCCGGttctggaggaggtggaggcTACAGCTCTGGAAGTTCAAGTTACAGctctggaggcagaggctcaagcTCCAGAGGTGGCGGTGGAGTGGGCTATGGCTCTGGTGGGGGCTCCAGAGGAGGCTCTGGCTCTGGAGGAGGATACGGCTCTGGAGGAGGATACAGCTCTGGAGGCAGCTTCAGAGGAGGCTCTGGCTCTGGAGGTGGCAGTGGAGGAAAATACAGCTCTGGAGGAGGATATGGCTCTGGAGGCAGCTCCAGAGGAGGTGCCGGCTCTGGGGGAGGCTCTGGCTCTGGAGGGGGATATGGCTCTGGAGGTGGCTCTAGAGGGGGTTCCAGCTCTGAAAAGGGGGGCTCTGGCTCAGGTGAAGGTTATGGTTCCAGCGTGACCTTCTCTTTTAGATAA
- the KRT2 gene encoding keratin, type II cytoskeletal 2 epidermal isoform X1 has protein sequence MSCQISCKSRRGGGGGGGGFRGFSSGSAVVSGGSRRSASSFSCLSRHGGGGGGYGGGFGSRSLVGLGGTKSISISVAGGGGSFGSGGGFGGRGGGFGGGVGFGGGGFGGGSGFGGGGFGGGSGFGGGGFGGGSGFGGGGFGGGRFGGGGGFGGFGGPGGVGPGGFPGGGIHEVSINQSLLQPLNVKIDPEIQNVKSQEREQIKTLNNKFASFIDKVRFLEQQNQVLQTKWELLQQLDVGTRTTNLEPIFQAYIAKLKKYVDTLSAERTSQDSELNNMQDLVEDFRKKYEDEINKRTAAENDFVTLKKDVDNTYMTKVELQAKTDVLTQEIEFIKFLFDAELSQMQQTITDTNVILSMDNNRSLDLDSIISEVRSQYEEIAQKSKAEAEALYHSKYEELQVTAGKHGDSLKEVKMEISELNRMIQRLQGEIAHVKKQCKSVQEAIADAEQKGEHALKDAQSKLSDLEDALQQARDDLARLLRDYQELMNIKLALDVEIATYRKLLEGEECRMSGDLSSNVTVSVTSSSVSSSVTSKTGFGGYGSGGRGSGSGGGGGYSSGSSSYSSGGRGSSSRGGGGVGYGSGGGSRGGSGSGGGYGSGGGYSSGGSFRGGSGSGGGSGGKYSSGGGYGSGGSSRGGAGSGGGSGSGGGYGSGGGSRGGSSSEKGGSGSGEGYGSSVTFSFR, from the exons ATGAGCTGTCAGATCTCGTGCAAATCtcgaagaggaggaggaggaggaggtggaggattCCGGGGCTTTAGCAGCGGTTCAGCTGTGGTCTCTGGTGGGAGCCGGAGATCGGCCTCTAGCTTCTCCTGCTTGAGCCGCCATGGTGGTGGCGGAGGGGGCTATGGCGGCGGCTTTGGCAGTCGGAGTCTTGTTGGCCTTGGAGGCACCAAGAGCATCTCCATTAGTGTGGCTGGAGGAGGTGGAAGCTTTGGCTCCGGTGGTGGATTTGGTGGCAGAGGAGGTGGCTTTGGAGGCGGCGTTGGCTTCGGTGGAGGCGGCTTCGGAGGCGGCAGTGGCTTCGGTGGAGGCGGCTTCGGTGGAGGCAGTGGCTTCGGTGGAGGCGGCTTTGGCGGAGGCAGTGGCTTCGGTGGAGGCGGCTTTGGCGGAGGACGCTTTGGAGGTGGTGGTGGCTTTGGAGGTTTTGGGGGTCCTGGCGGTGTTGGGCCTGGAGGATTCCCTGGTGGAGGCATCCACGAAGTCTCCATCAACCAGAGCCTTCTGCAGCCTCTCAACGTGAAAATCGACCCAGAGATCCAGAATGTCAAGTCTCAGGAGCGGGAACAGATCAAAACGCTCAACAACAAATTTGCTTCTTTCATTGACAAG GTGCGGTTCCTGGAGCAGCAGAACCAGGTGCTGCAGACCAAGTGGGAGCTGCTGCAGCAGCTGGATGTGGGCACCCGCACCACCAACCTGGAGCCCATCTTTCAAGCGTACATAGCCAAGCTGAAGAAATATGTGGATACGCTCTCTGCAGAACGAACATCCCAAGATTCAGAGCTGAACAACATGCAGGATCTTGTTGAGGATTTTAGGAAGAA GTATGAGGATGAAATCAACAAGCGCACAGCTGCTGAGAATGATTTTGTGACCCTCAAAAAG GATGTGGACAATACCTACATGACCAAGGTGGAGCTGCAGGCCAAGACGGACGTGCTGACCCAGGAGATAGAGTTCATTAAATTCCTTTTTGATGCG GAGCTGTCCCAGATGCAGCAGACTATCACCGACACCAATGTCATTCTGTCCATGGACAACAATCGCAGCCTGGACCTAGACAGCATCATCTCTGAGGTCCGGAGCCAGTATGAGGAGATTGCCCAGAAGAGCAAGGCCGAGGCCGAGGCCCTGTACCACAGCAAG TATGAAGAACTCCAGGTGACCGCAGGGAAACACGGAGACAGCCTGAAGGAGGTCAAGATGGAGATCAGCGAGCTGAACCGCATGATCCAGAGGCTGCAAGGGGAGATCGCCCACGTGAAGAAGCAG tgtAAGAGTGTACAAGAAGCCATCGCAGAtgctgagcagaagggagagcaCGCCCTCAAAGACGCTCAGAGCAAGCTCTCTGACCTGGAGGATGCCCTGCAGCAGGCCCGGGATGACCTGGCCCGACTGCTGCGCGACTACCAGGAGCTCATGAACATCAAGCTGGCCTTGGACGTGGAGATCGCCACCTACCGCAAGCTGCTGGAGGGCGAGGAGTGCAG GATGTCTGGAGACCTCAGTAGCAACGTCACTGTGT CTGTGACCAGCAGCAGCGTGTCTTCGAGTGTGACCTCCAAGACTGGCTTTGGAGGCTATGGTTCTGGAGGTAGAGGATCCGGttctggaggaggtggaggcTACAGCTCTGGAAGTTCAAGTTACAGctctggaggcagaggctcaagcTCCAGAGGTGGCGGTGGAGTGGGCTATGGCTCTGGTGGGGGCTCCAGAGGAGGCTCTGGCTCTGGAGGAGGATACGGCTCTGGAGGAGGATACAGCTCTGGAGGCAGCTTCAGAGGAGGCTCTGGCTCTGGAGGTGGCAGTGGAGGAAAATACAGCTCTGGAGGAGGATATGGCTCTGGAGGCAGCTCCAGAGGAGGTGCCGGCTCTGGGGGAGGCTCTGGCTCTGGAGGGGGATATGGCTCTGGAGGTGGCTCTAGAGGGGGTTCCAGCTCTGAAAAGGGGGGCTCTGGCTCAGGTGAAGGTTATGGTTCCAGCGTGACCTTCTCTTTTAGATAA
- the KRT2 gene encoding keratin, type II cytoskeletal 2 epidermal isoform X2, producing MSCQISCKSRRGGGGGGGGFRGFSSGSAVVSGGSRRSASSFSCLSRHGGGGGGYGGGFGSRSLVGLGGTKSISISVAGGGGSFGSGGGFGGRGGGFGGGVGFGGGGFGGGSGFGGGGFGGGSGFGGGGFGGGSGFGGGGFGGGRFGGGGGFGGFGGPGGVGPGGFPGGGIHEVSINQSLLQPLNVKIDPEIQNVKSQEREQIKTLNNKFASFIDKVRFLEQQNQVLQTKWELLQQLDVGTRTTNLEPIFQAYIAKLKKYVDTLSAERTSQDSELNNMQDLVEDFRKKYEDEINKRTAAENDFVTLKKDVDNTYMTKVELQAKTDVLTQEIEFIKFLFDAELSQMQQTITDTNVILSMDNNRSLDLDSIISEVRSQYEEIAQKSKAEAEALYHSKYEELQVTAGKHGDSLKEVKMEISELNRMIQRLQGEIAHVKKQCKSVQEAIADAEQKGEHALKDAQSKLSDLEDALQQARDDLARLLRDYQELMNIKLALDVEIATYRKLLEGEECRMSGDLSSNVTVSVTSSSVSSSVTSKTGFGGYGSGGRGSGSGGGGGYSSGSSSYSSGGRGSSSRGGGGVGYGSGGGSRGGSGSGGGYGSGGGYSSGGSFRGGSGSGGGYGSGGSSRGGAGSGGGSGSGGGYGSGGGSRGGSSSEKGGSGSGEGYGSSVTFSFR from the exons ATGAGCTGTCAGATCTCGTGCAAATCtcgaagaggaggaggaggaggaggtggaggattCCGGGGCTTTAGCAGCGGTTCAGCTGTGGTCTCTGGTGGGAGCCGGAGATCGGCCTCTAGCTTCTCCTGCTTGAGCCGCCATGGTGGTGGCGGAGGGGGCTATGGCGGCGGCTTTGGCAGTCGGAGTCTTGTTGGCCTTGGAGGCACCAAGAGCATCTCCATTAGTGTGGCTGGAGGAGGTGGAAGCTTTGGCTCCGGTGGTGGATTTGGTGGCAGAGGAGGTGGCTTTGGAGGCGGCGTTGGCTTCGGTGGAGGCGGCTTCGGAGGCGGCAGTGGCTTCGGTGGAGGCGGCTTCGGTGGAGGCAGTGGCTTCGGTGGAGGCGGCTTTGGCGGAGGCAGTGGCTTCGGTGGAGGCGGCTTTGGCGGAGGACGCTTTGGAGGTGGTGGTGGCTTTGGAGGTTTTGGGGGTCCTGGCGGTGTTGGGCCTGGAGGATTCCCTGGTGGAGGCATCCACGAAGTCTCCATCAACCAGAGCCTTCTGCAGCCTCTCAACGTGAAAATCGACCCAGAGATCCAGAATGTCAAGTCTCAGGAGCGGGAACAGATCAAAACGCTCAACAACAAATTTGCTTCTTTCATTGACAAG GTGCGGTTCCTGGAGCAGCAGAACCAGGTGCTGCAGACCAAGTGGGAGCTGCTGCAGCAGCTGGATGTGGGCACCCGCACCACCAACCTGGAGCCCATCTTTCAAGCGTACATAGCCAAGCTGAAGAAATATGTGGATACGCTCTCTGCAGAACGAACATCCCAAGATTCAGAGCTGAACAACATGCAGGATCTTGTTGAGGATTTTAGGAAGAA GTATGAGGATGAAATCAACAAGCGCACAGCTGCTGAGAATGATTTTGTGACCCTCAAAAAG GATGTGGACAATACCTACATGACCAAGGTGGAGCTGCAGGCCAAGACGGACGTGCTGACCCAGGAGATAGAGTTCATTAAATTCCTTTTTGATGCG GAGCTGTCCCAGATGCAGCAGACTATCACCGACACCAATGTCATTCTGTCCATGGACAACAATCGCAGCCTGGACCTAGACAGCATCATCTCTGAGGTCCGGAGCCAGTATGAGGAGATTGCCCAGAAGAGCAAGGCCGAGGCCGAGGCCCTGTACCACAGCAAG TATGAAGAACTCCAGGTGACCGCAGGGAAACACGGAGACAGCCTGAAGGAGGTCAAGATGGAGATCAGCGAGCTGAACCGCATGATCCAGAGGCTGCAAGGGGAGATCGCCCACGTGAAGAAGCAG tgtAAGAGTGTACAAGAAGCCATCGCAGAtgctgagcagaagggagagcaCGCCCTCAAAGACGCTCAGAGCAAGCTCTCTGACCTGGAGGATGCCCTGCAGCAGGCCCGGGATGACCTGGCCCGACTGCTGCGCGACTACCAGGAGCTCATGAACATCAAGCTGGCCTTGGACGTGGAGATCGCCACCTACCGCAAGCTGCTGGAGGGCGAGGAGTGCAG GATGTCTGGAGACCTCAGTAGCAACGTCACTGTGT CTGTGACCAGCAGCAGCGTGTCTTCGAGTGTGACCTCCAAGACTGGCTTTGGAGGCTATGGTTCTGGAGGTAGAGGATCCGGttctggaggaggtggaggcTACAGCTCTGGAAGTTCAAGTTACAGctctggaggcagaggctcaagcTCCAGAGGTGGCGGTGGAGTGGGCTATGGCTCTGGTGGGGGCTCCAGAGGAGGCTCTGGCTCTGGAGGAGGATACGGCTCTGGAGGAGGATACAGCTCTGGAGGCAGCTTCAGAGGAGGCTCTGGCTCTGGAG GAGGATATGGCTCTGGAGGCAGCTCCAGAGGAGGTGCCGGCTCTGGGGGAGGCTCTGGCTCTGGAGGGGGATATGGCTCTGGAGGTGGCTCTAGAGGGGGTTCCAGCTCTGAAAAGGGGGGCTCTGGCTCAGGTGAAGGTTATGGTTCCAGCGTGACCTTCTCTTTTAGATAA